From the genome of Acropora palmata chromosome 4, jaAcrPala1.3, whole genome shotgun sequence, one region includes:
- the LOC141880127 gene encoding uncharacterized protein LOC141880127 isoform X1: MKTMLERHVYSSIRSMVVLTLIISRCSGLLRITFNSSNYTFHENSTKGRTWEDSRLLCQNSSEGDLVSIEKENERIFVESIIKNLTAVKYFIGLKKESSGKWKWLASGKPVDVSQGSHPWAPGEPSRENDGKCATIYGIYRTYLGRFDDLLCNQRGRDAGYICERAVSCAKDEKGVSDTSHNKASSGTAFTQTSPVESRAKPTAITTPQEQDASHLEDSSGTAVSKTTATESTTQRTPMTTTQGQATTYLGRPDASSQLITIIVSVLAFVILGIGIALWSFLVYRPRKNGSKSKIQRDHPQNNSTQLRREGDLSPAEEGMDDYESLPEVQRQDTCINIEEEDTGSFLSLPQSSTKRREEEFIKEQSSVDDSNAPLNISATTKTSKENNTLKEIAKKDTPEKHHVYAIVHIHPKQDKAAFHLDPVMQNLGECTSQPTVDEESCKASVGLSSPELETELTRNKETIVKQNASGQDQYNDCMYAIVDKTKKKRQPPKKPAPYHDLLYADLSHSLKKSDNGRIQQESIATVYTDIDHIKSGAMTDSRLQQENEV, translated from the exons ATGAAGACGATGCTGGAAAGACACGTTTACTCCTCGATCAGAAGCATGGTTGTATTAACTTTAATTATCTCACGGTGTTCTG GTCTTCTCCGCATTACTTTTAATTCTTCAAATTACACATTTCATGAGAATTCAACCAAGGGTCGAACTTGGGAAGATAGCAGATTGTTGTGTCAAAATTCGTCTGAAGGGGACCTTGTGTctattgaaaaggaaaatgaacGGATCTTCGTGGAAAGTATTATCAAAAATCTCACAGCAgtaaaatatttcattggcttaaaaaaaGAATCCTCTGGAAAATGGAAATGGTTGGCAAGCGGGAAACCAGTCGATGTATCCCAAGGAAGTCACCCGTGGGCTCCAGGTGAACCCAGTAGGGAAAATGACGGAAAGTGCGCAACCATTTATGGCATTTACAGGACATATTTGGGGCGGTTTGATGACCTGCTGTGCAATCAACGCGGAAGAGACGCTGGGTATATCTGTGAAAGGGCTGTGTCATgtgcaaaagatgaaaaag GTGTGTCAGATACCTCACATAACAAGGCCTCAAGCGGGACTGCCTTCACCCAGACCTCACCCGTTGAGTCCCGCGCAAAGCCGACAGCGATAACCACACCACAGGAACAAG ATGCCTCACACCTCGAGGACTCAAGCGGAACTGCAGTTTCTAAGACAACAGCCACTGAGTCCACCACACAACGAACCCCGATGACCACAACACAAGGACAAG cAACGACATACCTTGGAAGACCCGATGCGAGCTCGCAGTTGATTACCATTATCGTATCCGTGTTGGCTTTTGTCATACTCGGGATCGGCATTGCTCTTTGGTCCTTCTTAGTTTACCGGCCTCGAAAAAAtg gttcaaaatcaaagattcAGCGAGATCACCCACAAAACAACAGCACCCAATTAAGACGCGAAGGTGATTTATCGCCAGCTGAGGAGGGAATGGATGACTACGAATCGTTGCCTGAAGTTCAAAGACAAGACACGTGCATCAATATTGAAGAAGAAGATACAGGATCATTCTTGAGTTTGCCACAGTCATCAACAAAAAGACGTGAAGAAGAATTCATCAAGGAACAGTCCAGTGTAGATGATTCAAATGCTCCGTTGAACATTTccgcaacaacaaaaacttcaaaggaaaacaacacTTTAAAGGAAATCGCAAAGAAGGACACCCCAGAAAAACACCATGTTTATGCAATTGTTCACATTCATCCCAAACAAGACAAAGCTGCATTCCATTTGGACCCTGTGATGCAAAACCTGGGTGAATGCACATCGCAGCCCACAGTCGATGAAGAGAGCTGTAAAGCAAGTGTGGGTTTATCTTCTCCTGAACTCGAAACAGAGTTAAccagaaacaaagaaaccatAGTGAAGCAGAATGCGTCAGGGCAAGATCAGTACAATGACTGCATGTATGCCATTGTTgacaagacaaagaaaaaacgacAACCTCCAAAG AAGCCTGCTCCATACCATGACCTTCTATACGCGGACCTGAGCCACTCTCTGAAAAAGAGTGATAACGGAAGAATCCAACAAGAAAGCATTGCGACTGTATACACTGATATCGACCACATCAAGAGCGGTGCTATGACGGACTCAAGATTACAGCAAGAAAATGAGGTTTAA
- the LOC141880127 gene encoding uncharacterized protein LOC141880127 isoform X2, with protein sequence MKTMLERHVYSSIRSMVVLTLIISRCSGLLRITFNSSNYTFHENSTKGRTWEDSRLLCQNSSEGDLVSIEKENERIFVESIIKNLTAVKYFIGLKKESSGKWKWLASGKPVDVSQGSHPWAPGEPSRENDGKCATIYGIYRTYLGRFDDLLCNQRGRDAGYICERAVSCAKDEKGVSDTSHNKASSGTAFTQTSPVESRAKPTAITTPQEQDASHLEDSSGTAVSKTTATESTTQRTPMTTTQGQGSKSKIQRDHPQNNSTQLRREGDLSPAEEGMDDYESLPEVQRQDTCINIEEEDTGSFLSLPQSSTKRREEEFIKEQSSVDDSNAPLNISATTKTSKENNTLKEIAKKDTPEKHHVYAIVHIHPKQDKAAFHLDPVMQNLGECTSQPTVDEESCKASVGLSSPELETELTRNKETIVKQNASGQDQYNDCMYAIVDKTKKKRQPPKKPAPYHDLLYADLSHSLKKSDNGRIQQESIATVYTDIDHIKSGAMTDSRLQQENEV encoded by the exons ATGAAGACGATGCTGGAAAGACACGTTTACTCCTCGATCAGAAGCATGGTTGTATTAACTTTAATTATCTCACGGTGTTCTG GTCTTCTCCGCATTACTTTTAATTCTTCAAATTACACATTTCATGAGAATTCAACCAAGGGTCGAACTTGGGAAGATAGCAGATTGTTGTGTCAAAATTCGTCTGAAGGGGACCTTGTGTctattgaaaaggaaaatgaacGGATCTTCGTGGAAAGTATTATCAAAAATCTCACAGCAgtaaaatatttcattggcttaaaaaaaGAATCCTCTGGAAAATGGAAATGGTTGGCAAGCGGGAAACCAGTCGATGTATCCCAAGGAAGTCACCCGTGGGCTCCAGGTGAACCCAGTAGGGAAAATGACGGAAAGTGCGCAACCATTTATGGCATTTACAGGACATATTTGGGGCGGTTTGATGACCTGCTGTGCAATCAACGCGGAAGAGACGCTGGGTATATCTGTGAAAGGGCTGTGTCATgtgcaaaagatgaaaaag GTGTGTCAGATACCTCACATAACAAGGCCTCAAGCGGGACTGCCTTCACCCAGACCTCACCCGTTGAGTCCCGCGCAAAGCCGACAGCGATAACCACACCACAGGAACAAG ATGCCTCACACCTCGAGGACTCAAGCGGAACTGCAGTTTCTAAGACAACAGCCACTGAGTCCACCACACAACGAACCCCGATGACCACAACACAAGGACAAG gttcaaaatcaaagattcAGCGAGATCACCCACAAAACAACAGCACCCAATTAAGACGCGAAGGTGATTTATCGCCAGCTGAGGAGGGAATGGATGACTACGAATCGTTGCCTGAAGTTCAAAGACAAGACACGTGCATCAATATTGAAGAAGAAGATACAGGATCATTCTTGAGTTTGCCACAGTCATCAACAAAAAGACGTGAAGAAGAATTCATCAAGGAACAGTCCAGTGTAGATGATTCAAATGCTCCGTTGAACATTTccgcaacaacaaaaacttcaaaggaaaacaacacTTTAAAGGAAATCGCAAAGAAGGACACCCCAGAAAAACACCATGTTTATGCAATTGTTCACATTCATCCCAAACAAGACAAAGCTGCATTCCATTTGGACCCTGTGATGCAAAACCTGGGTGAATGCACATCGCAGCCCACAGTCGATGAAGAGAGCTGTAAAGCAAGTGTGGGTTTATCTTCTCCTGAACTCGAAACAGAGTTAAccagaaacaaagaaaccatAGTGAAGCAGAATGCGTCAGGGCAAGATCAGTACAATGACTGCATGTATGCCATTGTTgacaagacaaagaaaaaacgacAACCTCCAAAG AAGCCTGCTCCATACCATGACCTTCTATACGCGGACCTGAGCCACTCTCTGAAAAAGAGTGATAACGGAAGAATCCAACAAGAAAGCATTGCGACTGTATACACTGATATCGACCACATCAAGAGCGGTGCTATGACGGACTCAAGATTACAGCAAGAAAATGAGGTTTAA